Proteins encoded within one genomic window of Streptomyces kaniharaensis:
- a CDS encoding Lrp/AsnC family transcriptional regulator, translating into MPPAHSPSSPGSPNSPAPHGGSGTATAAGGNDTIDALDGRLIRLLTEEPRIGVLECSRRLQVARGTVQARLDRLQAKGVIGGFGPEVDPAALGYPVTAFATLEISQGQGADVRAHLASVPEVLELHTITGAGDMMVRIVARSNADLQRVIDRVVGFDGIVRSSTAIALENPVPYRILPLVDQAAAE; encoded by the coding sequence ATGCCCCCCGCCCACTCCCCGAGCTCCCCCGGCTCGCCCAACTCCCCCGCCCCACACGGCGGTTCCGGCACCGCCACGGCCGCCGGCGGGAACGACACGATCGACGCGCTGGACGGCCGGCTGATCCGGCTGCTCACCGAGGAGCCCCGGATCGGCGTGCTGGAGTGCTCACGCCGCCTCCAGGTGGCCCGGGGCACCGTGCAGGCCCGGCTGGACCGGCTCCAGGCCAAGGGGGTGATCGGCGGCTTCGGCCCGGAGGTCGACCCGGCCGCGCTGGGCTACCCGGTGACGGCCTTCGCCACCCTGGAGATCTCCCAGGGCCAGGGCGCCGACGTGCGGGCCCACCTGGCGAGCGTGCCGGAGGTGCTGGAGCTGCACACGATCACCGGGGCCGGGGACATGATGGTGCGGATCGTGGCCCGCTCCAACGCCGACCTGCAACGGGTGATCGACCGGGTGGTGGGCTTCGACGGGATCGTCCGCTCGTCGACGGCGATCGCCCTGGAGAACCCGGTGCCGTACCGCATCCTGCCGCTGGTGGACCAGGCCGCCGCCGAATAG